A region from the Campylobacter blaseri genome encodes:
- the rpsL gene encoding 30S ribosomal protein S12: protein MPTINQLVRKQRKKVIEKSKSPALENCPQRRGVCTRVYTTTPKKPNSALRKVAKVRLTSGYEVISYIGGEGHNLQEHSIVLVRGGRVKDLPGVKYHIVRGALDTAGVVKRTVSRSKYGAKRPKK, encoded by the coding sequence GTGCCAACCATAAATCAATTGGTAAGAAAACAACGCAAAAAAGTGATTGAAAAATCAAAATCACCAGCGTTAGAAAATTGTCCTCAAAGAAGAGGAGTTTGTACAAGAGTATATACGACAACTCCAAAGAAACCAAACTCAGCTTTGAGAAAAGTTGCGAAAGTTAGATTAACAAGCGGTTACGAAGTAATTAGCTATATAGGTGGTGAAGGTCATAACCTACAAGAGCACTCTATTGTATTAGTTAGAGGCGGTAGAGTTAAAGACTTACCGGGTGTTAAATATCATATCGTTCGTGGTGCACTTGATACTGCAGGTGTTGTAAAAAGAACGGTATCAAGATCAAAATATGGTGCTAAACGTCCTAAAAAATAG
- the rpsG gene encoding 30S ribosomal protein S7 yields the protein MRRRRAQVREVLPDPIYGSKIITKFINSLMYDGKKSTATKIVYGALELIDKKNEETKGIEVFNDAIENIKPIMEVKSRRVGGATYQVPIEVRPARQQALAIRWIISFARKRSERTMVEKLAYELMDAANSKGASFKKKEDVYKMAEANKAFAHYRW from the coding sequence ATGAGAAGAAGAAGAGCCCAAGTTAGGGAAGTTTTACCAGATCCAATATATGGTAGCAAAATAATCACTAAATTTATTAACTCACTTATGTACGATGGGAAAAAAAGCACAGCAACTAAAATTGTTTATGGTGCTTTAGAACTTATCGATAAAAAAAATGAAGAGACAAAAGGTATTGAAGTTTTTAATGATGCTATTGAAAATATTAAACCAATTATGGAAGTTAAATCTCGCCGTGTTGGAGGAGCAACTTATCAAGTTCCAATCGAAGTAAGACCTGCAAGACAACAAGCTTTAGCAATTAGATGGATAATCTCTTTTGCTAGAAAAAGAAGTGAAAGAACTATGGTTGAAAAACTTGCTTATGAACTTATGGATGCAGCAAATTCAAAAGGTGCATCATTTAAGAAAAAAGAAGATGTTTATAAAATGGCTGAAGCGAATAAAGCATTTGCTCATTATCGTTGGTAA
- the fusA gene encoding elongation factor G has protein sequence MARKTPLHSIRNIGIAAHIDAGKTTTTERILFFTGISHKIGETHEGTATMDWMEQEKERGITITSAATTCFWKDRQINIIDTPGHVDFTIEVERSMRVLDGAVAVFCSVGGVQPQSETVWRQANKYHVPRIAFINKMDRVGADFYSVEQQIKDRLKANPVPLQIPIGAEDKFKGVVDLIAMKAIVWEDEENPLTFEEKEIPTDLIDKAKEYREKLVEAISETDDALMEKYFSGEELTEDEIKEGIKKATLDLKIVPMLCGTAFKNKGVQPLLDAVVEYLPAPDEVPQIRGEYEDGSEVAVESSDNGAFAGLAFKIMTDPFVGQLTFVRVYRGQLESGSYVYNTAKGKKERIGRILRMHSNKREEIKELYAGEIGAVVGLKDSLTGDTLADEKDKVILEKMEFPDPVISVAVEPKTKADQEKMGIALQKLAQEDPSFRVETDEESGQTIISGMGELHLEVIVDRMLREFKVDAEIGQPQVAYRETIKQTVEQEYKYAKQSGGRGQYGHVFLRLEPLEPGSGYEFVNDIKGGAVPKEYIPAVDKGCKEAMQGGVLAGYPVEDVRVTLYDGSYHEVDSSEMAFKLAASMGFKEGARKAGAVILEPIMKVEVETPEEYMGDVIGDINKRRGQINSMSDRGGNKIVDAFCPLSEMFGYSTDLRSQTQGRATYSMEFDHYSEVPKNVSEEIIKKRNG, from the coding sequence ATGGCAAGAAAAACACCTTTACACTCAATTAGAAATATAGGTATTGCAGCCCATATAGATGCTGGTAAAACTACGACAACTGAAAGAATTCTATTTTTTACAGGAATTAGCCATAAGATAGGTGAAACTCACGAAGGTACCGCTACTATGGACTGGATGGAGCAGGAAAAAGAGAGAGGTATTACAATTACTTCAGCAGCAACTACATGTTTTTGGAAAGATCGTCAAATTAACATTATAGACACTCCGGGTCACGTTGATTTTACAATTGAAGTTGAAAGATCAATGCGTGTTTTAGATGGTGCTGTTGCTGTGTTTTGTTCAGTTGGTGGCGTTCAGCCACAAAGTGAAACAGTTTGGAGACAAGCGAATAAATACCATGTTCCTAGAATAGCTTTTATTAATAAAATGGATAGAGTTGGAGCTGATTTTTATAGTGTTGAACAACAAATCAAAGATAGATTAAAAGCAAATCCAGTTCCACTTCAAATTCCAATTGGAGCAGAAGATAAATTTAAAGGAGTTGTAGATCTTATTGCTATGAAGGCTATAGTATGGGAAGATGAAGAAAATCCTTTAACATTTGAGGAGAAAGAAATTCCAACTGATTTAATAGATAAAGCTAAAGAATATAGAGAAAAATTAGTTGAGGCTATTTCTGAAACAGATGACGCTTTAATGGAAAAATATTTTAGTGGTGAAGAATTAACTGAAGATGAGATAAAAGAAGGTATTAAAAAAGCAACTCTTGATTTAAAAATTGTTCCTATGCTTTGTGGAACAGCTTTTAAAAACAAAGGAGTTCAACCACTTCTTGATGCAGTTGTAGAGTATCTTCCAGCTCCTGATGAGGTTCCGCAAATTAGAGGCGAGTATGAAGATGGAAGTGAAGTGGCAGTTGAATCAAGTGATAATGGTGCTTTTGCAGGTCTTGCATTTAAAATTATGACTGATCCATTTGTTGGACAGCTAACTTTTGTTCGTGTGTATAGAGGACAACTTGAAAGCGGAAGTTATGTTTATAATACTGCTAAAGGTAAAAAAGAGAGAATTGGTAGAATTCTTAGAATGCACTCAAATAAAAGAGAAGAGATTAAAGAACTTTATGCTGGAGAAATTGGTGCTGTAGTTGGTCTAAAAGACTCACTTACAGGAGATACTCTAGCTGATGAAAAAGATAAAGTTATATTGGAAAAAATGGAATTCCCTGATCCAGTTATTTCAGTTGCAGTTGAGCCTAAAACAAAAGCTGATCAAGAAAAAATGGGTATAGCATTACAAAAACTTGCACAAGAAGATCCAAGCTTTAGAGTTGAGACTGATGAAGAGAGTGGACAAACAATTATCTCTGGTATGGGCGAGCTTCACTTGGAAGTTATTGTTGATAGAATGCTTAGAGAGTTTAAAGTTGATGCTGAGATTGGACAACCACAAGTTGCATATAGAGAAACGATTAAACAAACTGTCGAACAAGAATATAAATACGCAAAACAATCAGGTGGTCGCGGTCAATATGGTCATGTCTTCTTGCGTCTTGAGCCACTTGAGCCGGGTAGTGGATATGAATTTGTTAACGATATAAAAGGTGGAGCTGTTCCAAAAGAATACATCCCAGCTGTTGATAAAGGTTGTAAAGAAGCTATGCAAGGTGGTGTATTGGCAGGTTATCCTGTTGAAGATGTCAGAGTAACTTTATATGATGGTAGTTATCATGAAGTTGATAGTTCTGAAATGGCATTTAAATTAGCTGCTTCAATGGGTTTTAAAGAGGGTGCTAGGAAAGCTGGTGCTGTTATACTTGAACCTATTATGAAAGTTGAAGTTGAAACTCCTGAAGAATATATGGGTGATGTAATTGGCGATATTAATAAAAGAAGAGGGCAGATTAATAGCATGAGTGATCGTGGTGGAAATAAAATTGTAGATGCATTTTGTCCACTATCAGAAATGTTTGGCTACTCAACAGATCTTAGAAGTCAAACACAAGGTCGTGCTACATATTCTATGGAATTTGATCACTATTCAGAAGTTCCAAAAAATGTTAGCGAAGAAATAATCAAAAAGAGAAATGGCTAA
- a CDS encoding effector binding domain-containing protein has translation MKQIILKNSFNIVGFKTTTNNKDELNNVSKISKLWNNFFSSEISSLIKITYGVYFNYQNMHLGDYDILVGIEDNENSNFENVVVQSGKYMVLKRKVKFQKL, from the coding sequence ATGAAGCAAATTATTTTAAAAAACTCTTTTAATATAGTTGGTTTTAAAACTACAACCAACAATAAAGATGAGCTTAATAATGTTTCTAAAATTTCTAAATTATGGAATAATTTTTTTAGCAGTGAAATTTCTAGTTTAATTAAAATAACTTATGGAGTTTATTTTAATTACCAAAATATGCATCTTGGGGACTATGATATTTTAGTTGGTATAGAAGACAACGAAAATTCAAATTTTGAAAATGTTGTAGTGCAATCAGGCAAATATATGGTTTTAAAAAGGAAGGTAAAATTCCAGAAATTGTGA
- the ybaK gene encoding Cys-tRNA(Pro) deacylase has protein sequence MEKYKTNAMRILDKHKAHYEAFFYESDGAIDGISVAKKIGFDVDMVYKTLVLKGNDNNYYVAVIPVAKELDLKKMAKVCEVKKVELIPVAKINAVTGYVRGGCSPFGMKKDYPIQLDKSAQSLDEIIVSGGKIGVQIKLKVKDIVQIRNAKFADLLKV, from the coding sequence ATGGAAAAATATAAAACAAATGCGATGAGAATTTTAGACAAGCATAAAGCTCATTATGAAGCATTCTTTTATGAATCAGATGGTGCTATAGATGGCATATCTGTCGCAAAGAAAATAGGCTTTGATGTAGATATGGTATATAAAACACTAGTACTTAAAGGAAATGACAACAACTACTATGTTGCTGTGATTCCTGTCGCAAAAGAGCTTGATTTAAAAAAGATGGCAAAAGTTTGCGAGGTTAAAAAAGTTGAGTTAATTCCAGTAGCAAAGATAAATGCAGTAACTGGGTATGTAAGGGGTGGATGTTCTCCTTTTGGTATGAAAAAAGATTATCCAATCCAGCTGGACAAAAGTGCTCAAAGCTTAGATGAAATAATTGTAAGCGGTGGAAAAATAGGTGTGCAAATCAAATTAAAAGTTAAAGATATAGTTCAAATTCGTAATGCTAAATTTGCTGATTTATTGAAAGTTTAG
- a CDS encoding NAD(P)/FAD-dependent oxidoreductase — MKEKPKILVVGAGYAGIAFLKSLDEECFRLGDFTIINKNSYHYHSTMLHKVATAENSGKIMFDLREFLHPEIKIIQQLVLDIDEENHTVTTEFSKFKYDYLICAAGFEKESFNLKGIENAVFIDSYIQASRICEIIKDKFTKALENGTGLSIAVCGSGLTGIEFSASCANMLKKKLEFYRQDSSKFDKFSVNLISSTPRLLTFFSEKISQKILKNLTKLGVKVTHNTRISSLEKYRVNFQNGGYLDADIIVWTAGVRGASVVSQSYIESERGRVKVDSKLKTFDHENVFCIGDVSAVSDGNGGFYPPTAQIACEQGEFLAKEFKAMLENKDFKEEFKFKSHGVICSIGHSYAVANVLGFEMSGVVPAFLKTMVEKKWNMKLLGLKGLIL; from the coding sequence ATGAAAGAAAAACCAAAGATATTAGTAGTAGGAGCTGGTTATGCTGGCATAGCTTTTTTAAAAAGTTTAGATGAAGAGTGTTTTAGGTTGGGCGATTTTACCATTATAAACAAAAACTCATATCACTATCATTCAACTATGCTACATAAAGTTGCAACAGCAGAAAACAGCGGAAAGATTATGTTTGATTTGCGTGAATTTTTGCACCCAGAAATAAAAATAATACAACAATTAGTCTTAGATATAGACGAAGAAAACCACACAGTAACTACTGAGTTTTCAAAATTTAAGTATGATTATCTAATATGTGCAGCCGGTTTTGAAAAAGAGAGTTTCAACTTAAAGGGTATAGAAAATGCAGTTTTTATAGACTCGTACATACAGGCTTCTAGAATATGTGAGATTATAAAGGATAAATTTACAAAAGCTTTAGAAAATGGAACTGGATTAAGCATTGCAGTATGTGGTAGTGGGCTTACTGGGATTGAATTTTCTGCTTCTTGTGCTAATATGTTAAAGAAAAAATTGGAATTTTATAGGCAAGATAGCTCTAAATTTGATAAATTTAGTGTTAATCTTATAAGCTCAACCCCTAGGCTTCTTACTTTTTTTAGTGAAAAAATATCTCAAAAAATACTAAAGAACCTTACAAAATTAGGTGTTAAAGTTACTCATAATACTAGAATTAGTTCGCTTGAAAAATATCGTGTAAATTTTCAAAATGGTGGTTATCTTGATGCTGATATTATCGTATGGACAGCTGGTGTAAGAGGGGCTAGTGTGGTTAGCCAAAGTTATATAGAAAGTGAGCGTGGCAGGGTTAAAGTTGATAGCAAACTTAAAACCTTTGACCATGAGAATGTTTTTTGTATAGGTGATGTAAGTGCGGTAAGCGATGGAAATGGTGGATTTTACCCACCAACAGCACAAATAGCTTGTGAGCAAGGTGAGTTTTTAGCCAAAGAGTTTAAAGCTATGCTTGAAAATAAAGACTTTAAAGAGGAGTTTAAATTTAAAAGTCATGGTGTTATATGCTCTATAGGACATAGTTATGCTGTTGCTAATGTGTTAGGTTTTGAGATGAGTGGAGTTGTTCCAGCATTTCTTAAAACTATGGTTGAAAAAAAGTGGAATATGAAACTGCTTGGTTTAAAAGGGCTAATTTTATAA
- a CDS encoding tetratricopeptide repeat protein has product MKQILTLIFMFFIFANLAFTNDTNKILNNKSDIKNSYNLTNLLSPYLDCNLGDFEIYIKECSKNKNAKSCFTLGSCLYIGGVRNLSHKDGSVCLEQFNEACKYNNAKGCLMSAIMLDDSNMTQKAFTYYKKACELDTKFCTELGHIYFKQGDYNMALKYHEISCNNNSFYACASLGNIYDIKLNDQINANKNYKKACDNGVKEGCQNLGFYHYNKTCKNNECKNYDKDFEMAIKYFTKGCDDLNYYKSCYYLANLYRFKNSEKSKFYFKKASDSTIKDEIKNF; this is encoded by the coding sequence ATGAAACAAATTTTAACTTTAATTTTTATGTTTTTTATATTTGCAAATTTAGCTTTTACAAATGATACAAACAAAATCTTGAATAATAAATCAGATATAAAAAATAGTTATAATCTTACCAATTTATTATCGCCTTATCTTGATTGCAATCTTGGCGATTTTGAAATTTATATTAAAGAGTGTTCAAAAAATAAAAATGCTAAATCTTGCTTTACTTTGGGAAGTTGTTTATATATAGGTGGAGTAAGAAATTTAAGTCATAAAGATGGCAGTGTTTGCTTAGAACAGTTTAATGAAGCTTGCAAATATAATAATGCAAAAGGTTGTTTGATGTCGGCTATTATGCTAGATGATTCAAATATGACACAAAAAGCATTTACTTATTATAAAAAAGCTTGTGAGTTAGATACTAAATTTTGCACAGAACTAGGGCATATTTATTTTAAACAAGGGGATTATAATATGGCTTTAAAATACCATGAAATTTCTTGTAATAACAATAGCTTTTATGCTTGTGCTAGCTTGGGAAATATATATGATATAAAGTTAAATGATCAAATAAATGCAAATAAAAATTATAAAAAAGCTTGTGATAATGGTGTAAAAGAAGGGTGTCAAAATTTAGGATTTTATCATTATAATAAAACTTGTAAAAACAATGAATGCAAAAATTACGATAAAGATTTTGAAATGGCTATAAAGTATTTTACAAAAGGATGTGATGATTTAAACTATTATAAATCTTGTTATTATTTAGCTAATTTATATCGTTTTAAAAATAGCGAAAAATCAAAATTTTATTTCAAAAAAGCTTCTGATTCAACCATAAAAGATGAGATAAAAAATTTTTAA
- a CDS encoding metallophosphoesterase: MIGDVHGEYEMLLELVDIIPKKSRIIFVGDVIDRGSGSKKVLEYIKTNKFECVMGNHEFMMINAVKIFLKHDKYEIYWSSYPWFNYGGKEALISFGININYPSNKISEKEREILKNVLKFLETLPLYLELNLTKNNLPVVISHAFIGEHWHRKDDKKIIEEVALWNTKMPYRECKIFNIFGHTPHEDVLEIYNCVDVDTGCGFGKKLSAYCVESGEVLSVNKAKSKTIFGNIKKLF; the protein is encoded by the coding sequence GTGATAGGCGATGTTCACGGTGAGTATGAGATGTTATTAGAACTTGTAGATATAATTCCAAAAAAATCAAGGATTATATTTGTTGGTGATGTCATAGATAGAGGATCTGGTTCTAAAAAAGTTTTAGAGTATATTAAAACAAATAAATTTGAATGCGTTATGGGTAATCACGAATTTATGATGATTAATGCAGTTAAAATTTTTTTAAAACATGATAAATATGAAATTTATTGGAGTTCGTATCCGTGGTTTAATTATGGAGGAAAAGAGGCTTTAATTTCATTTGGTATTAATATAAATTACCCATCAAATAAAATATCTGAAAAAGAAAGAGAAATTTTAAAAAATGTCTTAAAATTTCTTGAAACTTTGCCTTTATATCTTGAGTTAAATCTTACTAAAAACAATCTACCTGTAGTTATTTCTCATGCTTTTATAGGGGAGCATTGGCATAGAAAAGATGATAAAAAAATTATAGAAGAGGTTGCTTTATGGAATACTAAAATGCCTTATAGAGAGTGTAAAATATTTAATATATTTGGACACACTCCGCATGAAGATGTTTTAGAAATTTATAATTGTGTTGATGTTGATACAGGTTGTGGGTTTGGTAAAAAACTAAGTGCTTATTGTGTAGAAAGTGGAGAGGTATTATCTGTCAATAAAGCCAAATCAAAAACAATTTTTGGGAATATTAAGAAACTATTTTAA
- a CDS encoding sodium-dependent transporter yields the protein MKSKFTQIGFVLSAAGSAIGLGNVWKFPYMTGENGGGAFVLIYLITIFFVGITLFIAEVVLGRLSRTDPVGTFETLATKHGKKWKYAGFAIIGSMLIASFYMVIIGWILKYMYEMFVNLPSTIEASSAIFGGFVTADFNMQFILFNLVFFIVFFIVSKGIKGGIEKANLILMPLLILILGFMLFYSFSMDGFGKSFEFLFYPDFSKVTGKTIITAVGQAFFTLSLGVGTIMTYGASLSDDTNIVKSSFQVAFLDTFIALMAGLIIFTLIFQYNAEPAQGSGLVFISLPTLFYQLGSFGNIIGMLFFVALAFAGITSAISMIEPSVFFMIKRFKFSRVKALFAVGAPVYIFGTMSLMTNIDNLKRFVTYFGIGFFDILDKLTTLWMMPISGVCVAVFTGYFVKKELVYNLLSKHMSDTLFNIWYFAIRYVAPISVIIILINGIIGS from the coding sequence GTGAAAAGTAAATTTACACAAATAGGTTTTGTTCTTTCTGCCGCAGGAAGTGCTATAGGGCTTGGAAATGTATGGAAATTTCCTTATATGACTGGAGAAAATGGTGGAGGAGCTTTTGTTTTAATATATTTAATAACTATCTTTTTTGTTGGAATTACACTATTTATAGCAGAAGTTGTCCTAGGAAGACTTTCTAGAACTGACCCTGTTGGAACATTTGAAACCTTAGCAACAAAACATGGTAAAAAGTGGAAATATGCTGGCTTTGCCATCATAGGCTCTATGCTTATAGCCTCTTTTTATATGGTTATAATAGGGTGGATTTTAAAATATATGTATGAAATGTTTGTAAATTTACCAAGCACCATAGAAGCCTCTTCAGCTATTTTTGGTGGTTTTGTAACAGCTGATTTTAATATGCAATTTATACTTTTTAACCTTGTATTTTTTATAGTGTTTTTTATAGTTTCAAAAGGGATAAAAGGCGGTATAGAAAAAGCAAATTTAATCCTTATGCCACTACTTATCTTAATACTTGGTTTTATGCTTTTTTACTCATTTTCTATGGATGGTTTTGGAAAATCCTTTGAGTTTTTGTTCTATCCTGATTTTTCTAAAGTTACAGGCAAAACTATAATAACAGCAGTTGGACAAGCGTTCTTTACACTCTCACTAGGTGTTGGAACTATAATGACTTATGGTGCATCTCTTTCAGATGATACAAATATAGTTAAATCATCATTTCAAGTTGCTTTTTTAGATACATTTATAGCTTTAATGGCTGGTCTTATAATATTTACACTTATTTTTCAATACAATGCAGAACCAGCTCAAGGTTCTGGACTTGTCTTTATATCTTTACCAACACTATTTTATCAACTTGGCTCTTTTGGGAATATAATTGGCATGCTATTTTTCGTCGCTCTTGCTTTTGCTGGCATAACATCTGCAATATCCATGATAGAGCCAAGCGTGTTTTTTATGATTAAAAGATTTAAATTTTCAAGAGTAAAAGCGCTATTTGCAGTGGGTGCTCCTGTTTATATATTTGGCACAATGTCACTTATGACAAATATAGATAATTTAAAAAGATTTGTTACATACTTTGGCATAGGATTTTTTGATATTTTAGACAAACTAACTACTTTATGGATGATGCCTATTTCTGGAGTTTGTGTTGCTGTGTTTACAGGATATTTTGTAAAAAAAGAGCTTGTGTATAATCTTCTTTCAAAACATATGAGTGATACTTTGTTTAATATATGGTATTTTGCTATAAGATATGTAGCACCAATTAGCGTTATAATCATATTAATAAACGGCATTATTGGTAGCTAA
- a CDS encoding acyl-CoA thioesterase, giving the protein MKDMGEVRIKVVAMPNNTNSSGNIFGGWILSQIDSAGAIAAREVAPERVVTISMKEVTFKEPVYIGDLLSCYAKIIKVGKTSITTSIEVVVERLTHEKRKVCLHVTSAEATYVSVDRIGNKKEIDPELKKLHGF; this is encoded by the coding sequence ATGAAAGATATGGGTGAAGTTCGCATTAAAGTGGTTGCTATGCCAAACAATACAAACTCATCGGGTAATATTTTTGGAGGTTGGATACTATCTCAAATAGACTCAGCTGGAGCAATTGCTGCTAGAGAGGTTGCACCTGAAAGGGTTGTAACTATATCCATGAAAGAGGTAACTTTTAAAGAGCCTGTTTATATTGGAGATCTTCTTAGTTGTTATGCAAAAATTATAAAAGTTGGAAAAACATCCATTACTACATCTATAGAGGTGGTAGTAGAAAGACTAACTCATGAAAAAAGAAAAGTGTGCTTGCATGTAACATCAGCTGAGGCTACATATGTGAGTGTGGATAGGATTGGAAACAAAAAAGAGATAGACCCTGAACTTAAAAAACTACATGGGTTTTAA
- a CDS encoding CinA family protein: MRSIILIIGEDIRANTSFLNYIFKEYVKNYKELDDLKFIDKNNKNLSDIFDKLSRDYENIFVFASNETYHLVARVLATLTNDVLKLEKDNQTLAPSLSKKMERDSFLINYKDININVLKVEALQKLPKFLISPTKDSLYFYIFGYEISMIKNNLEDLLSKFEVELDIAQYSNYIIRAKATKNKFGDLSGFTKSICRLFNEQIIKNDCIFEFAVKNLRKIGAKISIAESLTGGLIASKICEIDGASEVFGGSLVTYSNEIKNIWLGVSEDILNTYGAVSKQCLEAMLDGTLEKSGASFAIAASGIAGPSGGSKELPVGTVFIGIKSSDGKKIIREYHLDGDRNYIREESANIAISMLIEFCANLFFFL, encoded by the coding sequence ATGAGAAGTATAATCTTGATAATAGGTGAGGATATTAGAGCAAATACATCTTTTTTAAATTATATTTTTAAAGAGTATGTTAAAAACTACAAAGAGCTAGATGATTTAAAATTTATAGATAAAAACAATAAAAATTTATCAGATATTTTTGATAAACTTAGTAGAGATTATGAAAATATTTTTGTATTTGCTTCAAATGAAACATATCACCTAGTAGCAAGAGTTTTAGCAACCTTAACAAATGATGTTTTAAAACTAGAAAAAGACAATCAAACCCTAGCGCCATCTTTATCTAAAAAAATGGAGAGAGATAGTTTTTTAATAAACTATAAAGATATAAATATAAATGTCTTGAAAGTAGAAGCACTCCAAAAACTGCCTAAATTTCTTATATCTCCTACAAAAGATAGTTTATATTTTTATATTTTTGGCTATGAAATTTCAATGATCAAAAACAACCTAGAAGATCTTTTAAGTAAATTTGAAGTTGAATTAGATATCGCCCAATATAGTAACTACATAATAAGAGCAAAAGCAACTAAGAATAAATTTGGTGATTTATCTGGGTTTACAAAGTCTATCTGTAGGCTTTTTAATGAACAAATTATAAAAAATGATTGTATATTTGAATTTGCCGTAAAAAATTTAAGAAAAATTGGTGCCAAAATTAGTATTGCAGAGAGTTTAACAGGTGGTCTTATAGCTTCTAAAATATGTGAAATAGATGGAGCTAGCGAAGTATTTGGTGGTAGTTTAGTCACCTACTCCAATGAGATAAAAAATATATGGCTAGGTGTTAGCGAAGATATTCTAAACACTTATGGAGCAGTTAGTAAGCAGTGTTTAGAAGCAATGCTTGATGGAACTCTGGAAAAAAGTGGAGCTAGTTTTGCCATAGCAGCTAGCGGCATTGCAGGACCTAGTGGCGGAAGTAAAGAGCTTCCTGTGGGAACTGTTTTTATAGGCATTAAAAGCTCTGATGGAAAAAAGATAATAAGAGAGTATCATTTAGACGGCGATAGAAATTACATTAGAGAAGAAAGTGCAAACATAGCAATAAGCATGCTAATAGAATTTTGCGCTAATCTATTTTTTTTCTTATAA